Proteins from a single region of Melanotaenia boesemani isolate fMelBoe1 chromosome 3, fMelBoe1.pri, whole genome shotgun sequence:
- the hipk1b gene encoding homeodomain-interacting protein kinase 1 isoform X1, giving the protein MSSQLQVFSPPSISSSAFCRVKKLKVESNVWDVSTTEAYGSIAGQSAYAFTPAMAVPPFAPSLVFPPAASGSRGQVVVRAADSTGSLPRGSSRRVTEQATSSSYNHGTSSETRAQRHGQKRKVEDTSEGSGCGSVQILEELSAPAATYSNRTGGGGGGTGQSIPHSAPTTKSSSSNGEGDYQLVQHEILCSVSCSYEVLEFLGRGTFGQVAKCWKRGTNEIVAIKILKNHPSYARQGQIEVGILTRLSAENADEYNFVRSYECFQHKGHTCLVFEMLEQNLYDFLKHSKFSPLPLRHIRPILQQVATALMKLKSLGLIHADLKPENIMLVDPLKQPYRVKVIDFGSASHVSKAVCSTYLQSRYYRAPEIILGLPFCEAIDMWSLGCVIAELFLGWPLYPGASEYDQIRYISQTQGLPAEYLLSAGTKTSRFFNRGPDSSYPLWRLKTPAEHEMEMGIKSKEARKYIFNCLDDMMQVNLSSHLEGTDMLAEKADRREFIDLLKRMLRLDADKRITPTKTLGHPFVTISHLMDYPHSSHVKSCFQNMEICKHRSSYDSGKSLYSTNAVPGTASGNLTVTFSSQLNQHNQVPPAGGAVPLLNYQPALYQQATINIPGLAHQSVPLPTRPAGLCSQTEPFQQTLIVCPPSTIQGLQSSSKSSSFPVRVENSVPIVPQNQSAQSLQIQPSMLTQGSCTPLMVATLHPPPAGIAPQYSLPLGLGTGVGRPTLLEHTATVLQAWPTGTQQILIPSSWQQVPGVAVHSSAHQSNATGSPLETIHSNSAMQQGHSWRNVTQARMQQERKKVKARRGENRNRGVSTTSLLSSNGVTPPSSAIMLSQPIIISDTPSPAVSIITIHSDTDTEDERKFHPASVGLNRIERTNVISCVTVHDSDSSTASPLTPLPRTLNPANTMSSRQAKSLAVVAPSVKTQAAERGTVSHGRVETVNYMKPKRSSNRQPCSSGESLDRHGVIPSQSHPLNLSQVQSVVSSSQERLGVSHSDSSLRRQQTFPPTVSASHYSFPEVSALSSGSAAATSLYTYPASTALSSASQAMEQLLGRGHGNHGHSPSAYAATYTSSSSSSRRDSASRKDSVSSLLHGLPAAYQHQFAAGSPYVSVTPRAEAYSAYQLSPRRLTQYPYL; this is encoded by the exons ATGAGTTCGCAGCTGCAAGTTTTCTCTCCCCCTTCAATCTCCTCCAGTGCCTTCTGCCGTGTTAAGAAGCTCAAGGTGGAGAGTAATGTTTGGGACGTATCCACCACTGAAGCTTATGGCTCCATAGCAGGCCAGTCGGCATACGCATTTACCCCAGCTATGGCTGTTCCCCCCTTTGCACCATCCCTTGTCTTCCCTCCTGCAGCATCTGGCTCTAGAGGTCAAGTGGTGGTACGTGCAGCCGATAGTACAGGTAGTCTTCCTCGTGGATCTAGTCGACGTGTCACTGAGCAGGCAACATCATCCTCTTATAATCATGGCACGTCGTCTGAGACAAGAGCTCAAAGGCACGGGCAGAAGAGAAAGGTCGAGGATACCAGTGAAGGAAGTGGATGTGGCAGCGTTCAAATATTAGAGGAGCTCTCAGCTCCTGCAGCAACTTACTCCAACCGCacaggtggtggaggaggggggACTGGTCAATCTATTCCTCACTCAGCTCCAACCACCAAGAGTAGCAGCTCCAATGGGGAGGGGGATTATCAGCTTGTGCAGCATGAGATTCTCTGCTCCGTGTCCTGCAGCTATGAAGTGCTGGAGTTCCTAGGAAGGGGCACGTTTGGACAAGTGGCCAAGTGTTGGAAGAGGGGCACCAATGAGATCGTAGCAatcaaaattctgaaaaatCACCCTTCTTATGCTCGTCAGGGTCAAATTGAG GTGGGAATCCTGACCAGACTGAGTGCAGAGAATGCAGATGAGTATAACTTTGTGCGCTCATACGAATGCTTCCAACACAAAGGTCATACGTGCTTGGTGTTTGAGATGCTAGAGCAGAATCTCTATGACTTTCTGAAGCACAGCAAGTTCAGCCCACTCCCCTTACGGCACATCAGACCCATCCTGCAGCAG GTGGCTACAGCACTAATGAAACTCAAGAGCCTGGGATTGATTCATGCAGacttaaaacctgaaaacattATGCTGGTTGACCCTCTTAAACAGCCTTACAGGGTGAAGGTTATTGACTTTGGCTCAGCAAGTCATGTGTCCAAAGCAGTGTGCTCAACCTACTTACAGTCTCGCTACTACAG GGCTCCAGAGATTATTTTGGGCCTGCCGTTCTGTGAAGCCATTGACATGTGGTCTTTAGGCTGTGTGATTGCTGAGCTGTTTCTAGGTTGGCCTCTCTACCCTGGAGCTTCTGAGTATGACCAG ATCCGTTACATTTCTCAGACTCAAGGCCTGCCTGCTGAGTACCTGCTGAGCGCCGGCACCAAGACCAGCCGTTTCTTTAATCGAGGCCCTGACTCTAGCTACCCCCTCTGGAGGCTTAag ACTCCAGCAGAGCATGAAATGGAGATGGGCATCAAATCGAAGGAAGCCAGAAAGTACATCTTTAACTGTCTGGATGACATGATGCAG GTCAATCTATCTTCTCATTTGGAGGGGACAGACATGCTTGCAGAGAAAGCTGATAGACGGGAGTTTATAGACCTTTTAAAGCGAATGCTCCGTCTGGATGCAGACAAAAGGATCACGCCTACAAAAACTTTAGGTCACCCCTTTGTCACAATTAGCCACTTAATGGACTACCCCCACAGTTCCCA TGTGAAGTCGTGCTTCCAAAATATGGAAATCTGCAAACATCGGAGCTCTTATGACAGTGGCAAGTCCCTGTACTCCACTAATGCAGTCCCAGGCACTGCATCAGGCAACCTCACAGTTACTTTCAGTAGCCAACTCAACCAGCATAACCAG GTGCCTCCTGCAGGGGGTGCGGTGCCTTTGCTGAACTACCAGCCAGCTCTCTACCAGCAGGCAACCATCAACATTCCTGGGCTCGCTCACCAGAGCGTCCCTCTTCCAACACGTCCTGCTGGGCTGTGTAGCCAGACAGAACCCTTCCAGCAGACCCTCATTGTCTGTCCACCCTCTACTATTCAAG GGCTACAATCATCCAGTAAAAGTTCCAGTTTCCCTGTAAGGGTGGAGAACTCTGTACCCATAGTACCTCAGAACCAGTCTGCCCAGTCGCTGCAGATCCAGCCAAGTATGCTGACACAG GGTTCCTGCACACCCCTGATGGTGGCCACCTTGCACCCACCCCCAGCAGGCATAGCCCCCCAGTATTCTCTGCCCCTTGGGCTGGGCACTGGGGTGGGTCGGCCCACCCTTCTGGAGCACACAGCCACAGTGCTG CAGGCCTGGCCCACTGGTACCCAACAAATCCTCATACCGTCATCATGGCAGCAGGTCCCTGGTGTGGCTGTCCACAGCTCTGCCCACCAGTCAAATGCCACCGGATCACCCCTGGAAACGATCCACTCCAATAGTGCTATGCAGCAGGGACACAGCTGGCG GAACGTAACCCAAGCAAGGATgcagcaggaaagaaaaaaggtgaaagCCAGACGTGGGGAGAACAGAAACAG GGGTGTATCCACGACATCCTTGCTTAGCAGTAATGGTGTGACCCCACCATCTTCCGCCATCATGTTGTCCCAGCCAATCATTATCTCTGACACACCCAGCCCAGCGGTCAGCATCATCACTATTCACAGCGACACAGACACAGAGGACGAGCGCAAGTTCCATCCTGCAAG TGTTGGACTGAACCGCATTGAGCGCACTAATGTTATCAGCTGTGTAACCGTGCACGATTCCGATTCCTCTACGGCCAGTCCTCTGACTCCCCTACCCCGCACACTTAACCCTGCAAACACCATGTCGTCACGGCAGGCCAAGTCTCTAGCAGTGGTGGCACCTTCAGTCAAAACCCAAGCAGCTGAAAGAGGGACAGTTTCACATGGCCGTGTAGAGACCg TGAACTACATGAAACCAAAAAGATCATCTAACAGACAGCCCTGCAGTTCAGGGGAGAGCCTGGATCGTCATGGAGTAATCCCAAGCCAGTCACACCCCTTAAACCTCAGCCAG GTACAGTCGGTAGTTTCTTCATCTCAGGAGCGTTTGGGGGTTTCCCACAGCGACTCATCTTTGCGTCGTCAGCAGACTTTTCCTCCGACCGTTTCTGCCTCTCACTACAGCTTCCCTGAAGTGTCTGCCCTGTCATCGGGCTCAGCTGCTGCTACCAGCCTGTACACCTACCCAGCCTCCACCGCCCTCTCCTCAGCTTCTCAGGCTATGGAGCAGCTGCTAGGCCGTGGTCACGGCAACCATGGACACTCCCCCTCTGCCTATGCAGCAACATacacctcatcttcatcatcctccaGGAGAGACTCGGCCAGTCGCAAGGATTCTGTCAGTAGCCTGCTGCATGGTCTCCCTGCAGCCTACCAGCATCAGTTTGCCGCTGGTTCTCCCTATGTTAGTGTGACACCCCGGGCTGAGGCTTACAGTGCCTATCAGCTAAGCCCCAGGCGCCTCACACAGTACCCCTACTTATAG
- the hipk1b gene encoding homeodomain-interacting protein kinase 1 isoform X2, translating into MSSQLQVFSPPSISSSAFCRVKKLKVESNVWDVSTTEAYGSIAGQSAYAFTPAMAVPPFAPSLVFPPAASGSRGQVVVRAADSTGSLPRGSSRRVTEQATSSSYNHGTSSETRAQRHGQKRKVEDTSEGSGCGSVQILEELSAPAATYSNRTGGGGGGTGQSIPHSAPTTKSSSSNGEGDYQLVQHEILCSVSCSYEVLEFLGRGTFGQVAKCWKRGTNEIVAIKILKNHPSYARQGQIEVGILTRLSAENADEYNFVRSYECFQHKGHTCLVFEMLEQNLYDFLKHSKFSPLPLRHIRPILQQVATALMKLKSLGLIHADLKPENIMLVDPLKQPYRVKVIDFGSASHVSKAVCSTYLQSRYYRAPEIILGLPFCEAIDMWSLGCVIAELFLGWPLYPGASEYDQIRYISQTQGLPAEYLLSAGTKTSRFFNRGPDSSYPLWRLKTPAEHEMEMGIKSKEARKYIFNCLDDMMQVNLSSHLEGTDMLAEKADRREFIDLLKRMLRLDADKRITPTKTLGHPFVTISHLMDYPHSSHVKSCFQNMEICKHRSSYDSGKSLYSTNAVPGTASGNLTVTFSSQLNQHNQVPPAGGAVPLLNYQPALYQQATINIPGLAHQSVPLPTRPAGLCSQTEPFQQTLIVCPPSTIQGLQSSSKSSSFPVRVENSVPIVPQNQSAQSLQIQPSMLTQGSCTPLMVATLHPPPAGIAPQYSLPLGLGTGVGRPTLLEHTATVLAWPTGTQQILIPSSWQQVPGVAVHSSAHQSNATGSPLETIHSNSAMQQGHSWRNVTQARMQQERKKVKARRGENRNRGVSTTSLLSSNGVTPPSSAIMLSQPIIISDTPSPAVSIITIHSDTDTEDERKFHPASVGLNRIERTNVISCVTVHDSDSSTASPLTPLPRTLNPANTMSSRQAKSLAVVAPSVKTQAAERGTVSHGRVETVNYMKPKRSSNRQPCSSGESLDRHGVIPSQSHPLNLSQVQSVVSSSQERLGVSHSDSSLRRQQTFPPTVSASHYSFPEVSALSSGSAAATSLYTYPASTALSSASQAMEQLLGRGHGNHGHSPSAYAATYTSSSSSSRRDSASRKDSVSSLLHGLPAAYQHQFAAGSPYVSVTPRAEAYSAYQLSPRRLTQYPYL; encoded by the exons ATGAGTTCGCAGCTGCAAGTTTTCTCTCCCCCTTCAATCTCCTCCAGTGCCTTCTGCCGTGTTAAGAAGCTCAAGGTGGAGAGTAATGTTTGGGACGTATCCACCACTGAAGCTTATGGCTCCATAGCAGGCCAGTCGGCATACGCATTTACCCCAGCTATGGCTGTTCCCCCCTTTGCACCATCCCTTGTCTTCCCTCCTGCAGCATCTGGCTCTAGAGGTCAAGTGGTGGTACGTGCAGCCGATAGTACAGGTAGTCTTCCTCGTGGATCTAGTCGACGTGTCACTGAGCAGGCAACATCATCCTCTTATAATCATGGCACGTCGTCTGAGACAAGAGCTCAAAGGCACGGGCAGAAGAGAAAGGTCGAGGATACCAGTGAAGGAAGTGGATGTGGCAGCGTTCAAATATTAGAGGAGCTCTCAGCTCCTGCAGCAACTTACTCCAACCGCacaggtggtggaggaggggggACTGGTCAATCTATTCCTCACTCAGCTCCAACCACCAAGAGTAGCAGCTCCAATGGGGAGGGGGATTATCAGCTTGTGCAGCATGAGATTCTCTGCTCCGTGTCCTGCAGCTATGAAGTGCTGGAGTTCCTAGGAAGGGGCACGTTTGGACAAGTGGCCAAGTGTTGGAAGAGGGGCACCAATGAGATCGTAGCAatcaaaattctgaaaaatCACCCTTCTTATGCTCGTCAGGGTCAAATTGAG GTGGGAATCCTGACCAGACTGAGTGCAGAGAATGCAGATGAGTATAACTTTGTGCGCTCATACGAATGCTTCCAACACAAAGGTCATACGTGCTTGGTGTTTGAGATGCTAGAGCAGAATCTCTATGACTTTCTGAAGCACAGCAAGTTCAGCCCACTCCCCTTACGGCACATCAGACCCATCCTGCAGCAG GTGGCTACAGCACTAATGAAACTCAAGAGCCTGGGATTGATTCATGCAGacttaaaacctgaaaacattATGCTGGTTGACCCTCTTAAACAGCCTTACAGGGTGAAGGTTATTGACTTTGGCTCAGCAAGTCATGTGTCCAAAGCAGTGTGCTCAACCTACTTACAGTCTCGCTACTACAG GGCTCCAGAGATTATTTTGGGCCTGCCGTTCTGTGAAGCCATTGACATGTGGTCTTTAGGCTGTGTGATTGCTGAGCTGTTTCTAGGTTGGCCTCTCTACCCTGGAGCTTCTGAGTATGACCAG ATCCGTTACATTTCTCAGACTCAAGGCCTGCCTGCTGAGTACCTGCTGAGCGCCGGCACCAAGACCAGCCGTTTCTTTAATCGAGGCCCTGACTCTAGCTACCCCCTCTGGAGGCTTAag ACTCCAGCAGAGCATGAAATGGAGATGGGCATCAAATCGAAGGAAGCCAGAAAGTACATCTTTAACTGTCTGGATGACATGATGCAG GTCAATCTATCTTCTCATTTGGAGGGGACAGACATGCTTGCAGAGAAAGCTGATAGACGGGAGTTTATAGACCTTTTAAAGCGAATGCTCCGTCTGGATGCAGACAAAAGGATCACGCCTACAAAAACTTTAGGTCACCCCTTTGTCACAATTAGCCACTTAATGGACTACCCCCACAGTTCCCA TGTGAAGTCGTGCTTCCAAAATATGGAAATCTGCAAACATCGGAGCTCTTATGACAGTGGCAAGTCCCTGTACTCCACTAATGCAGTCCCAGGCACTGCATCAGGCAACCTCACAGTTACTTTCAGTAGCCAACTCAACCAGCATAACCAG GTGCCTCCTGCAGGGGGTGCGGTGCCTTTGCTGAACTACCAGCCAGCTCTCTACCAGCAGGCAACCATCAACATTCCTGGGCTCGCTCACCAGAGCGTCCCTCTTCCAACACGTCCTGCTGGGCTGTGTAGCCAGACAGAACCCTTCCAGCAGACCCTCATTGTCTGTCCACCCTCTACTATTCAAG GGCTACAATCATCCAGTAAAAGTTCCAGTTTCCCTGTAAGGGTGGAGAACTCTGTACCCATAGTACCTCAGAACCAGTCTGCCCAGTCGCTGCAGATCCAGCCAAGTATGCTGACACAG GGTTCCTGCACACCCCTGATGGTGGCCACCTTGCACCCACCCCCAGCAGGCATAGCCCCCCAGTATTCTCTGCCCCTTGGGCTGGGCACTGGGGTGGGTCGGCCCACCCTTCTGGAGCACACAGCCACAGTGCTG GCCTGGCCCACTGGTACCCAACAAATCCTCATACCGTCATCATGGCAGCAGGTCCCTGGTGTGGCTGTCCACAGCTCTGCCCACCAGTCAAATGCCACCGGATCACCCCTGGAAACGATCCACTCCAATAGTGCTATGCAGCAGGGACACAGCTGGCG GAACGTAACCCAAGCAAGGATgcagcaggaaagaaaaaaggtgaaagCCAGACGTGGGGAGAACAGAAACAG GGGTGTATCCACGACATCCTTGCTTAGCAGTAATGGTGTGACCCCACCATCTTCCGCCATCATGTTGTCCCAGCCAATCATTATCTCTGACACACCCAGCCCAGCGGTCAGCATCATCACTATTCACAGCGACACAGACACAGAGGACGAGCGCAAGTTCCATCCTGCAAG TGTTGGACTGAACCGCATTGAGCGCACTAATGTTATCAGCTGTGTAACCGTGCACGATTCCGATTCCTCTACGGCCAGTCCTCTGACTCCCCTACCCCGCACACTTAACCCTGCAAACACCATGTCGTCACGGCAGGCCAAGTCTCTAGCAGTGGTGGCACCTTCAGTCAAAACCCAAGCAGCTGAAAGAGGGACAGTTTCACATGGCCGTGTAGAGACCg TGAACTACATGAAACCAAAAAGATCATCTAACAGACAGCCCTGCAGTTCAGGGGAGAGCCTGGATCGTCATGGAGTAATCCCAAGCCAGTCACACCCCTTAAACCTCAGCCAG GTACAGTCGGTAGTTTCTTCATCTCAGGAGCGTTTGGGGGTTTCCCACAGCGACTCATCTTTGCGTCGTCAGCAGACTTTTCCTCCGACCGTTTCTGCCTCTCACTACAGCTTCCCTGAAGTGTCTGCCCTGTCATCGGGCTCAGCTGCTGCTACCAGCCTGTACACCTACCCAGCCTCCACCGCCCTCTCCTCAGCTTCTCAGGCTATGGAGCAGCTGCTAGGCCGTGGTCACGGCAACCATGGACACTCCCCCTCTGCCTATGCAGCAACATacacctcatcttcatcatcctccaGGAGAGACTCGGCCAGTCGCAAGGATTCTGTCAGTAGCCTGCTGCATGGTCTCCCTGCAGCCTACCAGCATCAGTTTGCCGCTGGTTCTCCCTATGTTAGTGTGACACCCCGGGCTGAGGCTTACAGTGCCTATCAGCTAAGCCCCAGGCGCCTCACACAGTACCCCTACTTATAG
- the hipk1b gene encoding homeodomain-interacting protein kinase 1 isoform X4 produces MSSQLQVFSPPSISSSAFCRVKKLKVESNVWDVSTTEAYGSIAGQSAYAFTPAMAVPPFAPSLVFPPAASGSRGQVVVRAADSTGSLPRGSSRRVTEQATSSSYNHGTSSETRAQRHGQKRKVEDTSEGSGCGSVQILEELSAPAATYSNRTGGGGGGTGQSIPHSAPTTKSSSSNGEGDYQLVQHEILCSVSCSYEVLEFLGRGTFGQVAKCWKRGTNEIVAIKILKNHPSYARQGQIEVGILTRLSAENADEYNFVRSYECFQHKGHTCLVFEMLEQNLYDFLKHSKFSPLPLRHIRPILQQVATALMKLKSLGLIHADLKPENIMLVDPLKQPYRVKVIDFGSASHVSKAVCSTYLQSRYYRAPEIILGLPFCEAIDMWSLGCVIAELFLGWPLYPGASEYDQIRYISQTQGLPAEYLLSAGTKTSRFFNRGPDSSYPLWRLKTPAEHEMEMGIKSKEARKYIFNCLDDMMQVNLSSHLEGTDMLAEKADRREFIDLLKRMLRLDADKRITPTKTLGHPFVTISHLMDYPHSSHVKSCFQNMEICKHRSSYDSGKSLYSTNAVPGTASGNLTVTFSSQLNQHNQVPPAGGAVPLLNYQPALYQQATINIPGLAHQSVPLPTRPAGLCSQTEPFQQTLIVCPPSTIQGLQSSSKSSSFPVRVENSVPIVPQNQSAQSLQIQPSMLTQAWPTGTQQILIPSSWQQVPGVAVHSSAHQSNATGSPLETIHSNSAMQQGHSWRNVTQARMQQERKKVKARRGENRNRGVSTTSLLSSNGVTPPSSAIMLSQPIIISDTPSPAVSIITIHSDTDTEDERKFHPASVGLNRIERTNVISCVTVHDSDSSTASPLTPLPRTLNPANTMSSRQAKSLAVVAPSVKTQAAERGTVSHGRVETVNYMKPKRSSNRQPCSSGESLDRHGVIPSQSHPLNLSQVQSVVSSSQERLGVSHSDSSLRRQQTFPPTVSASHYSFPEVSALSSGSAAATSLYTYPASTALSSASQAMEQLLGRGHGNHGHSPSAYAATYTSSSSSSRRDSASRKDSVSSLLHGLPAAYQHQFAAGSPYVSVTPRAEAYSAYQLSPRRLTQYPYL; encoded by the exons ATGAGTTCGCAGCTGCAAGTTTTCTCTCCCCCTTCAATCTCCTCCAGTGCCTTCTGCCGTGTTAAGAAGCTCAAGGTGGAGAGTAATGTTTGGGACGTATCCACCACTGAAGCTTATGGCTCCATAGCAGGCCAGTCGGCATACGCATTTACCCCAGCTATGGCTGTTCCCCCCTTTGCACCATCCCTTGTCTTCCCTCCTGCAGCATCTGGCTCTAGAGGTCAAGTGGTGGTACGTGCAGCCGATAGTACAGGTAGTCTTCCTCGTGGATCTAGTCGACGTGTCACTGAGCAGGCAACATCATCCTCTTATAATCATGGCACGTCGTCTGAGACAAGAGCTCAAAGGCACGGGCAGAAGAGAAAGGTCGAGGATACCAGTGAAGGAAGTGGATGTGGCAGCGTTCAAATATTAGAGGAGCTCTCAGCTCCTGCAGCAACTTACTCCAACCGCacaggtggtggaggaggggggACTGGTCAATCTATTCCTCACTCAGCTCCAACCACCAAGAGTAGCAGCTCCAATGGGGAGGGGGATTATCAGCTTGTGCAGCATGAGATTCTCTGCTCCGTGTCCTGCAGCTATGAAGTGCTGGAGTTCCTAGGAAGGGGCACGTTTGGACAAGTGGCCAAGTGTTGGAAGAGGGGCACCAATGAGATCGTAGCAatcaaaattctgaaaaatCACCCTTCTTATGCTCGTCAGGGTCAAATTGAG GTGGGAATCCTGACCAGACTGAGTGCAGAGAATGCAGATGAGTATAACTTTGTGCGCTCATACGAATGCTTCCAACACAAAGGTCATACGTGCTTGGTGTTTGAGATGCTAGAGCAGAATCTCTATGACTTTCTGAAGCACAGCAAGTTCAGCCCACTCCCCTTACGGCACATCAGACCCATCCTGCAGCAG GTGGCTACAGCACTAATGAAACTCAAGAGCCTGGGATTGATTCATGCAGacttaaaacctgaaaacattATGCTGGTTGACCCTCTTAAACAGCCTTACAGGGTGAAGGTTATTGACTTTGGCTCAGCAAGTCATGTGTCCAAAGCAGTGTGCTCAACCTACTTACAGTCTCGCTACTACAG GGCTCCAGAGATTATTTTGGGCCTGCCGTTCTGTGAAGCCATTGACATGTGGTCTTTAGGCTGTGTGATTGCTGAGCTGTTTCTAGGTTGGCCTCTCTACCCTGGAGCTTCTGAGTATGACCAG ATCCGTTACATTTCTCAGACTCAAGGCCTGCCTGCTGAGTACCTGCTGAGCGCCGGCACCAAGACCAGCCGTTTCTTTAATCGAGGCCCTGACTCTAGCTACCCCCTCTGGAGGCTTAag ACTCCAGCAGAGCATGAAATGGAGATGGGCATCAAATCGAAGGAAGCCAGAAAGTACATCTTTAACTGTCTGGATGACATGATGCAG GTCAATCTATCTTCTCATTTGGAGGGGACAGACATGCTTGCAGAGAAAGCTGATAGACGGGAGTTTATAGACCTTTTAAAGCGAATGCTCCGTCTGGATGCAGACAAAAGGATCACGCCTACAAAAACTTTAGGTCACCCCTTTGTCACAATTAGCCACTTAATGGACTACCCCCACAGTTCCCA TGTGAAGTCGTGCTTCCAAAATATGGAAATCTGCAAACATCGGAGCTCTTATGACAGTGGCAAGTCCCTGTACTCCACTAATGCAGTCCCAGGCACTGCATCAGGCAACCTCACAGTTACTTTCAGTAGCCAACTCAACCAGCATAACCAG GTGCCTCCTGCAGGGGGTGCGGTGCCTTTGCTGAACTACCAGCCAGCTCTCTACCAGCAGGCAACCATCAACATTCCTGGGCTCGCTCACCAGAGCGTCCCTCTTCCAACACGTCCTGCTGGGCTGTGTAGCCAGACAGAACCCTTCCAGCAGACCCTCATTGTCTGTCCACCCTCTACTATTCAAG GGCTACAATCATCCAGTAAAAGTTCCAGTTTCCCTGTAAGGGTGGAGAACTCTGTACCCATAGTACCTCAGAACCAGTCTGCCCAGTCGCTGCAGATCCAGCCAAGTATGCTGACACAG GCCTGGCCCACTGGTACCCAACAAATCCTCATACCGTCATCATGGCAGCAGGTCCCTGGTGTGGCTGTCCACAGCTCTGCCCACCAGTCAAATGCCACCGGATCACCCCTGGAAACGATCCACTCCAATAGTGCTATGCAGCAGGGACACAGCTGGCG GAACGTAACCCAAGCAAGGATgcagcaggaaagaaaaaaggtgaaagCCAGACGTGGGGAGAACAGAAACAG GGGTGTATCCACGACATCCTTGCTTAGCAGTAATGGTGTGACCCCACCATCTTCCGCCATCATGTTGTCCCAGCCAATCATTATCTCTGACACACCCAGCCCAGCGGTCAGCATCATCACTATTCACAGCGACACAGACACAGAGGACGAGCGCAAGTTCCATCCTGCAAG TGTTGGACTGAACCGCATTGAGCGCACTAATGTTATCAGCTGTGTAACCGTGCACGATTCCGATTCCTCTACGGCCAGTCCTCTGACTCCCCTACCCCGCACACTTAACCCTGCAAACACCATGTCGTCACGGCAGGCCAAGTCTCTAGCAGTGGTGGCACCTTCAGTCAAAACCCAAGCAGCTGAAAGAGGGACAGTTTCACATGGCCGTGTAGAGACCg TGAACTACATGAAACCAAAAAGATCATCTAACAGACAGCCCTGCAGTTCAGGGGAGAGCCTGGATCGTCATGGAGTAATCCCAAGCCAGTCACACCCCTTAAACCTCAGCCAG GTACAGTCGGTAGTTTCTTCATCTCAGGAGCGTTTGGGGGTTTCCCACAGCGACTCATCTTTGCGTCGTCAGCAGACTTTTCCTCCGACCGTTTCTGCCTCTCACTACAGCTTCCCTGAAGTGTCTGCCCTGTCATCGGGCTCAGCTGCTGCTACCAGCCTGTACACCTACCCAGCCTCCACCGCCCTCTCCTCAGCTTCTCAGGCTATGGAGCAGCTGCTAGGCCGTGGTCACGGCAACCATGGACACTCCCCCTCTGCCTATGCAGCAACATacacctcatcttcatcatcctccaGGAGAGACTCGGCCAGTCGCAAGGATTCTGTCAGTAGCCTGCTGCATGGTCTCCCTGCAGCCTACCAGCATCAGTTTGCCGCTGGTTCTCCCTATGTTAGTGTGACACCCCGGGCTGAGGCTTACAGTGCCTATCAGCTAAGCCCCAGGCGCCTCACACAGTACCCCTACTTATAG